The following nucleotide sequence is from Candidatus Palauibacter australiensis.
CGACGGTTCAGCCCCCGAGCTTCCGCCCGCCTAGGCCCGGAACCCTCACGAGGGACGATCCATGAGAGGAGCCATCCTTGCGCTGGCGCTCGCCTTGGCGGCCAGCGAGGTCGCCGCGCAGCCGTACGTCGGGTCCGAGTTGGGCTTCACGCTCGCTCCGGCCATGCGGCTCGTCGGCACGGACAACGACTGGGGCACGCGCTGCGACCTGCTCATCAACCCCGATGGGGTGGAGACGGGATCGGAGTGCGACACCCCGCCGCCCCCGACCGAGTGGGCGAACGAATCAGGCGGCACGAGGGGGATGGCGACGGGAATCGCGGCCGGATACCGGTTCGGCAGGTTCCGGGTCGAGGCCGAGTACCGGTACCGCGCCGCGGCGTATCACGACTATGCGCCGACGGAGATCGGCGATGTGGTGACCGCCCAGAAGGCCGACCAGGAGCTGGAGCGGGCGATCGGCGGCGCCGGCGACGTGAGCGCACACGGCGTGTTCACGAACCTCGCCGTCG
It contains:
- a CDS encoding outer membrane beta-barrel protein, giving the protein MRGAILALALALAASEVAAQPYVGSELGFTLAPAMRLVGTDNDWGTRCDLLINPDGVETGSECDTPPPPTEWANESGGTRGMATGIAAGYRFGRFRVEAEYRYRAAAYHDYAPTEIGDVVTAQKADQELERAIGGAGDVSAHGVFTNLAVDLGSGGARLTPYLGVGAGVQRMAVDYFSLWKRNNDPTRIATFEDPVLRAKLAGTTTLGSAVLHDTMFGVQALAGVDYRVADRFTVGTRIRYAKALGPFESDPREWDQLRSHDSTVGRGSRIVYTVETRDTSAFTVTLSLRYDL